Genomic window (Musa acuminata AAA Group cultivar baxijiao chromosome BXJ1-9, Cavendish_Baxijiao_AAA, whole genome shotgun sequence):
TGAAGATACTGTGTTGCCTGCAGTAAATCGGAAACCATTACATCATCAATATAGGATACTGGATGATGCAGAAGAAAGCAGTAAAGGTTATAGCAAACATCAATCATATGGTAATTCATAATTAAATCATCAGCAACACATGAAGCAAGTTCTTTAGAGAAAAGTGAGATGCAAGTCTTGCAAGTATAAATGATCTATTGGTTAATTGGCTTTGTTATCTAAAAAACGAATCCTCTGTTACTGATTTTGATTAGAACGCAATTAAGTTCCAAGGTTCATTAGCAACTTAAGATCTAATCTACATGGAAAGGAAATATTTGCGTTGCAAATACAGCTTTGCAGTATGCATTATGTAAGAGCATCATGTTAATAAGGAAAATTGGGGTTTTTGATTCAAGTAACAGTACTAAATAAAATATGCCTTACCCAATTTACCAAACACCCTCTTTCTTTGCAATATGGAGGCCTTCCACTAATTATTTCCAGTAAAAGCACTCCAAAGCCAAATACATTTTGGCGAATTTCCATGTCTTGTTGCTCTTGAGAGTCCATGTATCCAGAAAGAGGGTCTTCATCTGggatgtaactctctctattcttGGATCTTGAGAATATCATATTCCAACTCTCAAAATCGACCAACTGCAAAAGCAAACTTTAGTGAGGTTTTAATGTTCTAGAAAACATAAGCTTACATATCTTTGGAAACAAAAGTTAACCTTTAGCAAATTTATGCTTTTGTGAAATATCACAATAAGTCTTCATACCTTTGGCGAATAATCTTCAGTAAGATATACTGCATTAGAGCTCAGTTCAGACATTATAAATGGTGGTTGCAGTTCCGTGTGCAAGTACCGCAACCCACGAGCAACACCTAGTATTACCTTCATGCATCTAATCCAAGATAACTGGGATCTTTCACCATCTAAATTTAAGAAGCTATAAGATGACTTCGATAATTATCCTATTCTAATATACTTGATCACATAAATAGGATGGCATGTTATCTGACTTACAATGTAGATGCTCATATAATGTCCCATTAGACGCATAATCAAGTACCAGCATTCTTGAAAAGGGTTCATTTTCTTTGCAGTAACCCAGCACTTTTGCTATATTCTCATGATTTAACCTTGCCAGATCTGCCACCTGAAAAGCTATAAGTTTCATTGATGTTCTACAGAAAATTCtcctatatatcaaaataaattgaacAAATTAATTACCTTGTTGTGAAAGGAGAACTCGAGATAGTTTGTCCACTGGTCCTCCAAGATGCATAGTGAGGTGACAGCAATTTCAGTCCCATTCTTCATTGTTCCTTTGTAGACTACACTGTCTGGAGAAGATCGGATTATATTGCTGAAATCCTCACAAGCTGTTTCAAGGTCTTCTCGACTAAATCTTGGGATGTTTTTCAACAATTCACCATCTATTTTGGAACAATTAATCAGATTTGTCAGATACTGATATTGAAAGCTATGCAACTCAGCAAAAGAGTATGAAAACAGTACAAGGTTATGGCTAACCTATTGATATTGGTATGACATCCTTCCAATGCCTAGTTTTCTTCCAGGGAACTTTTACAGAGGATTTTAGCTTACAGCTTTTAACAGCAGTAGATATTCCTGTAATAATGCATACAACTACAAGAACTCCTGTAGTGACCTCTAGAATCAGAAGCCATTCTGGTTGCCGTGGACTCTTGTGCTTGTGCCCCTCAGTAGATTGTTTATCTGTCTCCTTGGTCATCCCCTGGCTTTTGTTTGAGCCACCTTCATAAGATATATAAACTACCATTAAACAACCTCTCAAATGATACCACGGCAAGCAATTAATTGATAAGATGTACCAAAATATTGTtcctaaataaattttaaaaattatttctgaGAAATTAGCAGGATTCTGCATTCCACAAACTGCAAGAAATAATTCTCAGTAGATGTATTGAGCCACTTCCGCTAACTCATATATATAGATTACAGGAAGTTTTTGACTGACAGTTTAGACATTAGTATCCAACCAAATTATGACTCATCATTTTATACCTCAACTGCTGAAGAATTCCTATAATCAATCAAATATGATAGTCAGCTGGTCTGTATTAGAGAAGTGCAAAGCGATTTTCAGAGTCTTGTCATCCATAAGTACTGCTCGAGGTTCAAAACAAAGGAAGCAGATGAACTACGTAATTTGGTTCATCTGTTCCAGTCCTCTTAAGTTTTCTTTAGAAATTTATGCTATAGTCGTAGCGCCAGAAGACATGGATGGACATGTAGATTTAAACTTGAAATATGATATATGTTTTGTATATCTGGTCTAAATGTATGCACATGCTAACTGGAGCATACCATTGAAACATATTTGAGTAATCGGAGCTTAGTGGTTTTCTATATCTATAACAAGAAGTTCAGGGTTTCCTCAGACTTGTCTTACATGCAAACAAAAATTTTAGAAGTTCATTTTCTCTTGATCATAGTCACTGTCATGAAAATGCTTGTGAAAGGAAAAATACAGAAGCGAAATGGTACTGCTACATGATTGAGGAGTACGCTGCAAAACTGAGTATTTATCACCAAAACAGTTTCCTTGGAAGCTTGACCTGCAGATGGATCCAGGAAAACTTGTGAAATTTAGATAAGATAAAAGGAATgattaaaaaattgatttaccTTGGAAGATACTTCAAGCATGATGGTATTTGTCCAACTAAAAAATTGTAGGAGAAATCTCCAGTTCTTAGTTTAGTTAACTGGCAAAGGTCAGTGTCGCTGTCGTTAGATGTGTACCTAAATTTATTAGAAGTAGACATTAAAATCATTTAAGAGCATATGAGAAATAAGTTGATAGAAACTAATCATTGTCAAGTGATTGCATAGTCGGGGATATCATGTTTATACTTGTACCCAAGGTTCATCAGTAATATTTGTTTTGGAATGTGGATATTCTCTAAGTAGGCATAATTTGAGAGATCATATATATATGTGATTTTTCAGCTTTGCTATAAAAACTTTAACTCTGAGTTCAAATCAGAGAATATACTTCTTTCTTTAGCATACCTTGGAGAAACTTTTTATCCAAGTTTTACTTTTTCATGACAAAGGAAGAGTGGTTAAAAAAAACCTACGACTAGAAATATGAGCTTAAATTAGTGGTTAAAAAAGAACTATCTCTTATAATGTGAATTATAATTGAAATTAGATACATTCTCTGTAACATTTAACAACCTCTTGAAATTTATCTTTTACATTTCAAGTATTAACTCGCTTTCTTACATGTAGAAGACTAACATCAGATGAGCCCTCAAGTTCTAATTATAAGATAGGTTTTAAGTTTCATGCAGCTCTACATGGCACATGTTTACCAGCTAAAAACTCGTTATATATGTgtcatataaaaaattatagaaaaaaattTTCAACCACATTGAATCGTCATATCGccagcttttttttttgtttactttaCAGTTCCAAATGTCTATATGTTAGACAATCTTGTATATGTCAATGATCACTCCAGAAGAATGAATTTTATTAGAACAAAAAATAGAAAAGGCATGGCAGAGAAGTCATCTCAACTATTTTGGGTCGGCTGCATCTTTTATTGCTTacacaaaaacaaagaaaatttatGAGTCAACATATATCACAGAAAAAAAGTATAACAAAATGTCACTTACATGCCATGCAAAGAAGCAGAGGAAGTTGAATTGGTGGTTCCTGGAATTTGTCCCTCAAGTCTGTTTCTATCCAATCGCAACTCCACAAGATTCCCCAGATTACCAAGTTCTGGTGGTATATTGCCGGTCAACCCATTGGAACGGAGATCTCTAAAAGTAAGAGAAAGGAACACTATCAAGCcaacaaaacataaattaaacaaCAAACATAGATTATCCAAGAATGAAAGAGTGACCGATTCATACAATTTTATGAAGCCAACAAAACCTAAATAAATCAGAAAACACAGATCATCCAAGAATCAAAGAGTGACCGGTTCGTACAATTTTATGATGCTTGTCAATTCTCCAAATTTAGGGGGAATAGGACCAGTGAGTCGATTCACACTCAAATCCAACACAGTAAGGTTCTTCAACATTCCAATTACTGTTGGTATTGTGCCTAAAAGCAAGTTATTGTTCAAATACCTGCATAAGAAAGGCACAGAACATCAAGAACTAGTAAGTGCATAATGCTACACCAATAGAGCACATACAGTTCTTGCAGGCAACCAAGAAATCTTAGTTCTGGAGCAAGAAATCCTTTTAACGATCGGCCGGAAAGGTTTCTGCAAAATGAAGATAAGTATCAAGAAGATTTCACTGTAGATCTAATTGATCTCCCAAGTCTATTAGACATAACCCTAAAGAACTAACAGAGCAATGCGCCAAACATGTTATCCTATGGGAAGAAAACACCAAATCAACCAGAAATTTCTTACAGCGAAACCACACAATCCTGGTTCCGGGAGCAGATCACACCAGTCCAGTTGCAAGGACTTGCATCAATGGAATTCCAGTCGGACAAAACTGAGAAAGGGTCTTCAAATGTAGCCCGTTTGAAGGCGGCCAGTGCAGAAACTACAAGGAACCACTTCATCTCCGTAAGCACATACCGAAACCAACTCATCCTGACCACAACAAAGACTTACCTTCATAGTGAGGGAAGGAGTACGCAGGAGAGAGAAGAACTCCCCATTTgacagcaagaagaagaaggaggagaagaCGCAGCAACTGGAACCCAGCAATCGGTCTCTTCATGTTTCACCACACACTGCCTCTAGAACCTCCCATGAAGAAGCGAGAAGCCAAGACTGTGCGTGTCAGGAAGCGCAGGGAATCGGGAGAGGGGATCTCAGCGGTGAAGTACGGGGGGAGGAGGAGAGAGCACAAGTCATGGAGTCGGTGATGGTGGGCTTTAAAGTAGCAGCTGGCAAGAGGAAGGAAGGGGGGAGGAGAGAAGGGGAGAATGTCTCCTGTTGGTTTTGGTACCATTGAAGGCTACCATTTAAGAGGAGGGAGAACAAAAGCACATGCAATCCACTTTGTG
Coding sequences:
- the LOC135593681 gene encoding probable LRR receptor-like serine/threonine-protein kinase At1g63430 isoform X3, which translates into the protein MKRPIAGFQLLRLLLLLLLAVKWGVLLSPAYSFPHYEVSALAAFKRATFEDPFSVLSDWNSIDASPCNWTGVICSRNQDCVVSLNLSGRSLKGFLAPELRFLGCLQELYLNNNLLLGTIPTVIGMLKNLTVLDLSVNRLTGPIPPKFGELTSIIKLDLRSNGLTGNIPPELGNLGNLVELRLDRNRLEGQIPGTTNSTSSASLHGMYTSNDSDTDLCQLTKLRTGDFSYNFLVGQIPSCLKYLPRSSFQGNCFGDKYSVLQRGSNKSQGMTKETDKQSTEGHKHKSPRQPEWLLILEVTTGVLVVVCIITGISTAVKSCKLKSSVKVPWKKTRHWKDVIPISIDGELLKNIPRFSREDLETACEDFSNIIRSSPDSVVYKGTMKNGTEIAVTSLCILEDQWTNYLEFSFHNKVADLARLNHENIAKVLGYCKENEPFSRMLVLDYASNGTLYEHLHYGERSQLSWIRCMKVILGVARGLRYLHTELQPPFIMSELSSNAVYLTEDYSPKLVDFESWNMIFSRSKNRESYIPDEDPLSGYMDSQEQQDMEIRQNVFGFGVLLLEIISGRPPYCKERGCLVNWATQYLQHPEEIGKLVDPELENVKSEDLAVICSVVSLCFESDPVKRPSMQTVSAMLENGIDLSAAAILKESSLAWAELALSS
- the LOC135593681 gene encoding probable LRR receptor-like serine/threonine-protein kinase At1g63430 isoform X1, with protein sequence MKRPIAGFQLLRLLLLLLLAVKWGVLLSPAYSFPHYEVSALAAFKRATFEDPFSVLSDWNSIDASPCNWTGVICSRNQDCVVSLNLSGRSLKGFLAPELRFLGCLQELYLNNNLLLGTIPTVIGMLKNLTVLDLSVNRLTGPIPPKFGELTSIIKLDLRSNGLTGNIPPELGNLGNLVELRLDRNRLEGQIPGTTNSTSSASLHGMYTSNDSDTDLCQLTKLRTGDFSYNFLVGQIPSCLKYLPRSSFQGNCFGDKYSVLQRTPQSCSGSNKSQGMTKETDKQSTEGHKHKSPRQPEWLLILEVTTGVLVVVCIITGISTAVKSCKLKSSVKVPWKKTRHWKDVIPISIDGELLKNIPRFSREDLETACEDFSNIIRSSPDSVVYKGTMKNGTEIAVTSLCILEDQWTNYLEFSFHNKVADLARLNHENIAKVLGYCKENEPFSRMLVLDYASNGTLYEHLHYGERSQLSWIRCMKVILGVARGLRYLHTELQPPFIMSELSSNAVYLTEDYSPKLVDFESWNMIFSRSKNRESYIPDEDPLSGYMDSQEQQDMEIRQNVFGFGVLLLEIISGRPPYCKERGCLVNWATQYLQHPEEIGKLVDPELENVKSEDLAVICSVVSLCFESDPVKRPSMQTVSAMLENGIDLSAAAILKESSLAWAELALSS
- the LOC135593681 gene encoding probable LRR receptor-like serine/threonine-protein kinase At1g63430 isoform X2, encoding MKRPIAGFQLLRLLLLLLLAVKWGVLLSPAYSFPHYEVSALAAFKRATFEDPFSVLSDWNSIDASPCNWTGVICSRNQDCVVSLNLSGRSLKGFLAPELRFLGCLQELYLNNNLLLGTIPTVIGMLKNLTVLDLSVNRLTGPIPPKFGELTSIIKLDLRSNGLTGNIPPELGNLGNLVELRLDRNRLEGQIPGTTNSTSSASLHGMYTSNDSDTDLCQLTKLRTGDFSYNFLVGQIPSCLKYLPRSSFQGNCFGDKYSVLQRTPQSCGSNKSQGMTKETDKQSTEGHKHKSPRQPEWLLILEVTTGVLVVVCIITGISTAVKSCKLKSSVKVPWKKTRHWKDVIPISIDGELLKNIPRFSREDLETACEDFSNIIRSSPDSVVYKGTMKNGTEIAVTSLCILEDQWTNYLEFSFHNKVADLARLNHENIAKVLGYCKENEPFSRMLVLDYASNGTLYEHLHYGERSQLSWIRCMKVILGVARGLRYLHTELQPPFIMSELSSNAVYLTEDYSPKLVDFESWNMIFSRSKNRESYIPDEDPLSGYMDSQEQQDMEIRQNVFGFGVLLLEIISGRPPYCKERGCLVNWATQYLQHPEEIGKLVDPELENVKSEDLAVICSVVSLCFESDPVKRPSMQTVSAMLENGIDLSAAAILKESSLAWAELALSS